Proteins encoded by one window of Rhodamnia argentea isolate NSW1041297 chromosome 6, ASM2092103v1, whole genome shotgun sequence:
- the LOC115757005 gene encoding amino-acid permease BAT1 homolog isoform X3 has translation MVWDRDKRDLPTHAAQNGGVSVDSGHARLHELGYKQELKRDLSVISNFAFSFSIISVLTGITTLYNSGLRYGGPASMVYGWFLAGLFTMLVGSSMAEICSAYPTSGGLYYWSAKLAGRKWAPFASWLTGWFNIVGQWAVTASIDFSLAQLIQVIILLSTGGKNGGGYEASKYVVIGFHGGILLLHAIMNSFPISVLSFFGQLAAAWNLLGVVVLMILIPCVAKERASAKFVFTYFNTDNGEGIDSRVYIFVLGLLMSQYTLTGYDASAHMTEETKNADKNGPKGIISSIGISIIFGWGYLVGITFAVTNIPYLLSDENDAAGYAIAEIFYLAFKSRYGSGVGGIICLGMVAVAIFFCGMSSVTSNSRMAYAFSRDGAMPFSSLWHQVNKQEIPINAVWLSAFISFCMALTSLGSIVAFDAMVSIATIGLYIAYALPIFFRVTLARKTFVPGPFNLGRYGVVVGWTAVLWVATISVLFSLPVAYPITKETLNYTPVAVGGLFILTVCSWVFSARHWFRGPITNIDT, from the exons atggtttGGGATCGCGATAAGAGGGACCTTCCGACTCATGCAGCTCAGAACGGTGGCGTATCCGTTGACTCGGGTCACGCCCGTTTGCATGAGCTCGGCTACAAGCAGGAGCTCAAGCGCGACCTCTC GGTGATTTCGAATTTTGCGTTCTCATTCTCGATTATATCGGTGCTCACTGGCATAACCACGCTCTACAACAGTGGGCTCCGTTACGGGGGGCCGGCCTCGATGGTTTACGGGTGGTTCCTTGCTGGTCTTTTCACCATGTTGGTCGGTTCGTCCATGGCTGAAATCTGTTCAGCTTACCCAACCTCTGGGGGCCTCTATTACTGGAGTGCCAAGCTCGCCGGCCGGAAATGGGCACCCTTCGCATCTTGGTTGACTGGCTG GTTCAATATTGTTGGTCAG TGGGCGGTCACAGCTAGCATAGACTTCTCTCTGGCACAGTTGATTCAGGTTATTATTCTCCTCAGCACTGGCGGCAAAAATGGTGGTGGATATGAGGCATCGAAATATGTTGTTATTGGTTTCCATGGGGGAATTCTGCTCCTTCATGCTATTATGAACAGTTTTCCTATTTCGGTTTTATCTTTCTTTGGACAGCTAGCTGCCGCTTGGAATCTTCTAG GTGTTGTTGTTCTCATGATTCTCATCCCCTGTGTTGCGAAGGAAAGGGCTAGTGCCAAGTTTGTTTTCACTTACTTCAACACTGATAATGGGGAAGGGATTGACAGCAGAGTCTATATATTTGTTCTCGGACTTCTAATGAGTCAGTATACACTTACTGGGTATGATGCATCTGCTCACATG ACAGAGGAAACCAAGAATGCTGATAAGAACGGTCCAAAAGGGATTATTAGTTCTATCGGGATATCTATTATTTTTGGATGGGGTTACCTAGTAGGTATCACCTTTGCAGTGACAAACATCCCGTATCTCCTAAGTGATGAGAACGATGCTGCTGGATATGCAATTGCCGAAATATTCTATTTAGCATTCAAAAGCAGATACGGCAGCGGAGTTGGGGGTATAATTTGCCTAGGGATGGTCGCTGTTGCCATATTTTTCTGTGGCATGAGTTCAGTCACCAGCAATTCCAG GATGGCTTATGCATTTTCGAGAGATGGAGCGATGCCGTTCTCATCGCTGTGGCATCAAGTGAATAAGCAGGAGATCCCAATAAATGCAGTTTGGCTTTCCGCTTTTATATCTTTTTGCATGGCGCTGACC TCTCTCGGAAGCATTGTAGCTTTCGACGCGATGGTGTCCATAGCGACGATCGGGCTGTACATTGCTTATGCCCTCCCGATTTTCTTCAGGGTGACCTTGGCCCGCAAGACCTTTGTCCCAGGGCCATTCAACTTGGGTCGGTACGGGGTGGTAGTTGGTTGGACTGCGGTCCTCTGGGTTGCCACCATCTCGGTTCTCTTCTCATTGCCCGTGGCCTACCCCATCACGAAAGAGACACTCAATTATACTCCTGTTGCAGTCGGTGGCTTGTTCATTCTTACGGTTTGTTCTTGGGTCTTCAGCGCTCGGCATTGGTTTAGAGGTCCCATAACGAACATAGATACTTGA
- the LOC115728124 gene encoding putative zinc finger protein At1g68190 isoform X3, translated as MEKVCEFCMALRPVIYCQADAAQLCLSCDAKVHSANAVSNRHLRSLLCDSCRYHPAYAHCLDHKMYICRNCDRRIHDGSCQHRKQAINSYMGSPSANDFAQLWDLDLSQWGNLACTGPSVSSSHKFMDLGTITADTSGSVCPGECNVGSRNQQRAKTSCNSQQNQSSCFIMRQIFDLRKLQLNEKMDNLPLISDQEQNYLSPSFSHSPRKFNETTDQSLQSCHDLSGERNTLLRDLNVETFPSAFSTLGNVPSSSTSGNPSPWQSESIWQCRSPSQTSQFWAQNMQDLGVCEDLVCHDNLNIPEVDVTFQNYEELFGREQDTIRALLDESELACSSVDKDVPLDDSENSHAELLQDISVATSVCFGATPVMDGDTVLTNQVNFIQRGTLDLCPSIRRSYSMLSPSISRLSSESTGLDSLESGLSPSIIRGEQQCDSHEEGRQTDMMSNTHREKPRRFATYALEQARLEV; from the exons atggagaaagtCTGTGAATTCTGCATGGCTTTGAGGCCTGTCATCTACTGTCAAGCCGACGCAGCGCAACTTTGCCTCTCTTGTGATGCAAAAGTCCATTCAGCCAATGCAGTGTCTAACCGCCATCTCCGATCTCTCCTATGCGATTCTTGCCGGTACCACCCAGCGTATGCCCACTGTCTGGACCACAAGATGTATATCTGTCGTAATTGTGACAGGAGGATCCACGATGGGTCTTGTCAGCATCGGAAGCAGGCAATCAACAGTTACATGGGATCCCCTTCAGCTAATGACTTTGCACAATTATGGGACTTAGACTTGAGCCAATGGGGCAATCTTGCTTGCACCGGTCCATCTGTTTCCTCTTCCCACAAATTCATGGATTTGGGCACAATAACTGCGGATACTTCAGGTTCTGTCTGTCCAGGGGAATGTAATGTTGGATCAAGAAATCAACAAAGAGCTAAG ACATCATGCAACAGTCAACAGAATCAGTCGTCTTGCTTCATTATGCGACAGATTTTTGATTTGAGAAAGCTACAACTAAATGAGAAGATGGACAATTTGCCTTTGATTTCTGATCAAGAGCAAAATTATTTGTCTCCGTCATTTTCTCATAGTCCAAGGAAGTTCAATGAGACTACTGATCAGAGTTTACAGAGCTGCCACGATCTTTCTGGTGAAAGGAATACCTTGCTCCGGGATCTGAATGTGGAGACCTTTCCTTCGGCATTTTCCACACTAGGGAACGTaccatcatcttcaacctctggTAATCCTAGTCCCTGGCAAAGCGAATCCATCTGGCAATGCAGAAGCCCTTCTCAGACTAGTCAG TTTTGGGCCCAAAATATGCAAGATCTTGGGGTATGCGAAGATCTGGTTTGCCATGACAATTTGAACATTCCAGAAGTTGATGTGACATTCCAAAACTACGAAGAACTTTTTGGACGAGAACAAGACACGATCCGAGCTCTGCTTGATGAAAGCGAGCTGGCATGTTCTTCTGTGGACAAGGATGTTCCTCTTGATGACTCAGAGAATAGCCATGCCGAACTTCTCCAG GATATTTCAGTGGCTACATCTGTTTGCTTCGGCGCCACCCCAGTTATGGACGGAGACACAGTTCTTACCAACCAGGTTAATTTCATACAGCGGGGGACCTTGGATCTGTGCCCCTCCATTCGACGATCTTATTCGATGTTGTCACCCTCAATTTCAAGGCTCAGTTCAGAAAGCACCGGTTTAGATTCTCTTGAAAGCGGTCTTTCACCCAGCATCATTAGAGGAGAACAACAATGCGACTCGCATGAGGAGGGCAGACAAACCGACATGATGAGCAATACGCACAGAGAGAAACCTCGAAG ATTTGCCACCTATGCCCTTGAGCAGGCAAGGTTGGAAGTATAG
- the LOC115728124 gene encoding putative zinc finger protein At1g68190 isoform X6: MEKVCEFCMALRPVIYCQADAAQLCLSCDAKVHSANAVSNRHLRSLLCDSCRYHPAYAHCLDHKMYICRNCDRRIHDGSCQHRKQAINSYMGSPSANDFAQLWDLDLSQWGNLACTGPSVSSSHKFMDLGTITADTSGSVCPGECNVGSRNQQRAKTSCNSQQNQSSCFIMRQIFDLRKLQLNEKMDNLPLISDQEQNYLSPSFSHSPRKFNETTDQSLQSCHDLSGERNTLLRDLNVETFPSAFSTLGNVPSSSTSGNPSPWQSESIWQCRSPSQTSQFWAQNMQDLGVCEDLVCHDNLNIPEVDVTFQNYEELFGREQDTIRALLDESELACSSVDKDVPLDDSENSHAELLQGTLDLCPSIRRSYSMLSPSISRLSSESTGLDSLESGLSPSIIRGEQQCDSHEEGRQTDMMSNTHREKPRRHEKRIQNASRRGRAADARKRIKGRLKTDGA, translated from the exons atggagaaagtCTGTGAATTCTGCATGGCTTTGAGGCCTGTCATCTACTGTCAAGCCGACGCAGCGCAACTTTGCCTCTCTTGTGATGCAAAAGTCCATTCAGCCAATGCAGTGTCTAACCGCCATCTCCGATCTCTCCTATGCGATTCTTGCCGGTACCACCCAGCGTATGCCCACTGTCTGGACCACAAGATGTATATCTGTCGTAATTGTGACAGGAGGATCCACGATGGGTCTTGTCAGCATCGGAAGCAGGCAATCAACAGTTACATGGGATCCCCTTCAGCTAATGACTTTGCACAATTATGGGACTTAGACTTGAGCCAATGGGGCAATCTTGCTTGCACCGGTCCATCTGTTTCCTCTTCCCACAAATTCATGGATTTGGGCACAATAACTGCGGATACTTCAGGTTCTGTCTGTCCAGGGGAATGTAATGTTGGATCAAGAAATCAACAAAGAGCTAAG ACATCATGCAACAGTCAACAGAATCAGTCGTCTTGCTTCATTATGCGACAGATTTTTGATTTGAGAAAGCTACAACTAAATGAGAAGATGGACAATTTGCCTTTGATTTCTGATCAAGAGCAAAATTATTTGTCTCCGTCATTTTCTCATAGTCCAAGGAAGTTCAATGAGACTACTGATCAGAGTTTACAGAGCTGCCACGATCTTTCTGGTGAAAGGAATACCTTGCTCCGGGATCTGAATGTGGAGACCTTTCCTTCGGCATTTTCCACACTAGGGAACGTaccatcatcttcaacctctggTAATCCTAGTCCCTGGCAAAGCGAATCCATCTGGCAATGCAGAAGCCCTTCTCAGACTAGTCAG TTTTGGGCCCAAAATATGCAAGATCTTGGGGTATGCGAAGATCTGGTTTGCCATGACAATTTGAACATTCCAGAAGTTGATGTGACATTCCAAAACTACGAAGAACTTTTTGGACGAGAACAAGACACGATCCGAGCTCTGCTTGATGAAAGCGAGCTGGCATGTTCTTCTGTGGACAAGGATGTTCCTCTTGATGACTCAGAGAATAGCCATGCCGAACTTCTCCAG GGGACCTTGGATCTGTGCCCCTCCATTCGACGATCTTATTCGATGTTGTCACCCTCAATTTCAAGGCTCAGTTCAGAAAGCACCGGTTTAGATTCTCTTGAAAGCGGTCTTTCACCCAGCATCATTAGAGGAGAACAACAATGCGACTCGCATGAGGAGGGCAGACAAACCGACATGATGAGCAATACGCACAGAGAGAAACCTCGAAG GCATGAGAAAAGAATTCAGAATGCATCCCGAAGAGGGAGAGCAGCAGATGCGCGGAAGCGTATAAAGGGAAGGTTAAAGACCGACGGGGCATGA
- the LOC115728124 gene encoding putative zinc finger protein At1g68190 isoform X1, producing MEKVCEFCMALRPVIYCQADAAQLCLSCDAKVHSANAVSNRHLRSLLCDSCRYHPAYAHCLDHKMYICRNCDRRIHDGSCQHRKQAINSYMGSPSANDFAQLWDLDLSQWGNLACTGPSVSSSHKFMDLGTITADTSGSVCPGECNVGSRNQQRAKTSCNSQQNQSSCFIMRQIFDLRKLQLNEKMDNLPLISDQEQNYLSPSFSHSPRKFNETTDQSLQSCHDLSGERNTLLRDLNVETFPSAFSTLGNVPSSSTSGNPSPWQSESIWQCRSPSQTSQFWAQNMQDLGVCEDLVCHDNLNIPEVDVTFQNYEELFGREQDTIRALLDESELACSSVDKDVPLDDSENSHAELLQDISVATSVCFGATPVMDGDTVLTNQVNFIQRGTLDLCPSIRRSYSMLSPSISRLSSESTGLDSLESGLSPSIIRGEQQCDSHEEGRQTDMMSNTHREKPRRHEKRIQNASRRGRAADARKRIKGRLKTDGA from the exons atggagaaagtCTGTGAATTCTGCATGGCTTTGAGGCCTGTCATCTACTGTCAAGCCGACGCAGCGCAACTTTGCCTCTCTTGTGATGCAAAAGTCCATTCAGCCAATGCAGTGTCTAACCGCCATCTCCGATCTCTCCTATGCGATTCTTGCCGGTACCACCCAGCGTATGCCCACTGTCTGGACCACAAGATGTATATCTGTCGTAATTGTGACAGGAGGATCCACGATGGGTCTTGTCAGCATCGGAAGCAGGCAATCAACAGTTACATGGGATCCCCTTCAGCTAATGACTTTGCACAATTATGGGACTTAGACTTGAGCCAATGGGGCAATCTTGCTTGCACCGGTCCATCTGTTTCCTCTTCCCACAAATTCATGGATTTGGGCACAATAACTGCGGATACTTCAGGTTCTGTCTGTCCAGGGGAATGTAATGTTGGATCAAGAAATCAACAAAGAGCTAAG ACATCATGCAACAGTCAACAGAATCAGTCGTCTTGCTTCATTATGCGACAGATTTTTGATTTGAGAAAGCTACAACTAAATGAGAAGATGGACAATTTGCCTTTGATTTCTGATCAAGAGCAAAATTATTTGTCTCCGTCATTTTCTCATAGTCCAAGGAAGTTCAATGAGACTACTGATCAGAGTTTACAGAGCTGCCACGATCTTTCTGGTGAAAGGAATACCTTGCTCCGGGATCTGAATGTGGAGACCTTTCCTTCGGCATTTTCCACACTAGGGAACGTaccatcatcttcaacctctggTAATCCTAGTCCCTGGCAAAGCGAATCCATCTGGCAATGCAGAAGCCCTTCTCAGACTAGTCAG TTTTGGGCCCAAAATATGCAAGATCTTGGGGTATGCGAAGATCTGGTTTGCCATGACAATTTGAACATTCCAGAAGTTGATGTGACATTCCAAAACTACGAAGAACTTTTTGGACGAGAACAAGACACGATCCGAGCTCTGCTTGATGAAAGCGAGCTGGCATGTTCTTCTGTGGACAAGGATGTTCCTCTTGATGACTCAGAGAATAGCCATGCCGAACTTCTCCAG GATATTTCAGTGGCTACATCTGTTTGCTTCGGCGCCACCCCAGTTATGGACGGAGACACAGTTCTTACCAACCAGGTTAATTTCATACAGCGGGGGACCTTGGATCTGTGCCCCTCCATTCGACGATCTTATTCGATGTTGTCACCCTCAATTTCAAGGCTCAGTTCAGAAAGCACCGGTTTAGATTCTCTTGAAAGCGGTCTTTCACCCAGCATCATTAGAGGAGAACAACAATGCGACTCGCATGAGGAGGGCAGACAAACCGACATGATGAGCAATACGCACAGAGAGAAACCTCGAAG GCATGAGAAAAGAATTCAGAATGCATCCCGAAGAGGGAGAGCAGCAGATGCGCGGAAGCGTATAAAGGGAAGGTTAAAGACCGACGGGGCATGA
- the LOC115728124 gene encoding putative zinc finger protein At1g68190 isoform X4, with the protein MEKVCEFCMALRPVIYCQADAAQLCLSCDAKVHSANAVSNRHLRSLLCDSCRYHPAYAHCLDHKMYICRNCDRRIHDGSCQHRKQAINSYMGSPSANDFAQLWDLDLSQWGNLACTGPSVSSSHKFMDLGTITADTSGSVCPGECNVGSRNQQRAKIFDLRKLQLNEKMDNLPLISDQEQNYLSPSFSHSPRKFNETTDQSLQSCHDLSGERNTLLRDLNVETFPSAFSTLGNVPSSSTSGNPSPWQSESIWQCRSPSQTSQFWAQNMQDLGVCEDLVCHDNLNIPEVDVTFQNYEELFGREQDTIRALLDESELACSSVDKDVPLDDSENSHAELLQDISVATSVCFGATPVMDGDTVLTNQVNFIQRGTLDLCPSIRRSYSMLSPSISRLSSESTGLDSLESGLSPSIIRGEQQCDSHEEGRQTDMMSNTHREKPRRHEKRIQNASRRGRAADARKRIKGRLKTDGA; encoded by the exons atggagaaagtCTGTGAATTCTGCATGGCTTTGAGGCCTGTCATCTACTGTCAAGCCGACGCAGCGCAACTTTGCCTCTCTTGTGATGCAAAAGTCCATTCAGCCAATGCAGTGTCTAACCGCCATCTCCGATCTCTCCTATGCGATTCTTGCCGGTACCACCCAGCGTATGCCCACTGTCTGGACCACAAGATGTATATCTGTCGTAATTGTGACAGGAGGATCCACGATGGGTCTTGTCAGCATCGGAAGCAGGCAATCAACAGTTACATGGGATCCCCTTCAGCTAATGACTTTGCACAATTATGGGACTTAGACTTGAGCCAATGGGGCAATCTTGCTTGCACCGGTCCATCTGTTTCCTCTTCCCACAAATTCATGGATTTGGGCACAATAACTGCGGATACTTCAGGTTCTGTCTGTCCAGGGGAATGTAATGTTGGATCAAGAAATCAACAAAGAGCTAAG ATTTTTGATTTGAGAAAGCTACAACTAAATGAGAAGATGGACAATTTGCCTTTGATTTCTGATCAAGAGCAAAATTATTTGTCTCCGTCATTTTCTCATAGTCCAAGGAAGTTCAATGAGACTACTGATCAGAGTTTACAGAGCTGCCACGATCTTTCTGGTGAAAGGAATACCTTGCTCCGGGATCTGAATGTGGAGACCTTTCCTTCGGCATTTTCCACACTAGGGAACGTaccatcatcttcaacctctggTAATCCTAGTCCCTGGCAAAGCGAATCCATCTGGCAATGCAGAAGCCCTTCTCAGACTAGTCAG TTTTGGGCCCAAAATATGCAAGATCTTGGGGTATGCGAAGATCTGGTTTGCCATGACAATTTGAACATTCCAGAAGTTGATGTGACATTCCAAAACTACGAAGAACTTTTTGGACGAGAACAAGACACGATCCGAGCTCTGCTTGATGAAAGCGAGCTGGCATGTTCTTCTGTGGACAAGGATGTTCCTCTTGATGACTCAGAGAATAGCCATGCCGAACTTCTCCAG GATATTTCAGTGGCTACATCTGTTTGCTTCGGCGCCACCCCAGTTATGGACGGAGACACAGTTCTTACCAACCAGGTTAATTTCATACAGCGGGGGACCTTGGATCTGTGCCCCTCCATTCGACGATCTTATTCGATGTTGTCACCCTCAATTTCAAGGCTCAGTTCAGAAAGCACCGGTTTAGATTCTCTTGAAAGCGGTCTTTCACCCAGCATCATTAGAGGAGAACAACAATGCGACTCGCATGAGGAGGGCAGACAAACCGACATGATGAGCAATACGCACAGAGAGAAACCTCGAAG GCATGAGAAAAGAATTCAGAATGCATCCCGAAGAGGGAGAGCAGCAGATGCGCGGAAGCGTATAAAGGGAAGGTTAAAGACCGACGGGGCATGA
- the LOC115728124 gene encoding putative zinc finger protein At1g68190 isoform X5: MEKVCEFCMALRPVIYCQADAAQLCLSCDAKVHSANAVSNRHLRSLLCDSCRYHPAYAHCLDHKMYICRNCDRRIHDGSCQHRKQAINSYMGSPSANDFAQLWDLDLSQWGNLACTGPSVSSSHKFMDLGTITADTSGSVCPGECNVGSRNQQRAKTSCNSQQNQSSCFIMRQIFDLRKLQLNEKMDNLPLISDQEQNYLSPSFSHSPRKFNETTDQSLQSCHDLSGERNTLLRDLNVETFPSAFSTLGNVPSSSTSGNPSPWQSESIWQCRSPSQTSQFWAQNMQDLGVCEDLVCHDNLNIPEVDVTFQNYEELFGREQDTIRALLDESELACSSVDKDVPLDDSENSHAELLQRGTLDLCPSIRRSYSMLSPSISRLSSESTGLDSLESGLSPSIIRGEQQCDSHEEGRQTDMMSNTHREKPRRHEKRIQNASRRGRAADARKRIKGRLKTDGA, from the exons atggagaaagtCTGTGAATTCTGCATGGCTTTGAGGCCTGTCATCTACTGTCAAGCCGACGCAGCGCAACTTTGCCTCTCTTGTGATGCAAAAGTCCATTCAGCCAATGCAGTGTCTAACCGCCATCTCCGATCTCTCCTATGCGATTCTTGCCGGTACCACCCAGCGTATGCCCACTGTCTGGACCACAAGATGTATATCTGTCGTAATTGTGACAGGAGGATCCACGATGGGTCTTGTCAGCATCGGAAGCAGGCAATCAACAGTTACATGGGATCCCCTTCAGCTAATGACTTTGCACAATTATGGGACTTAGACTTGAGCCAATGGGGCAATCTTGCTTGCACCGGTCCATCTGTTTCCTCTTCCCACAAATTCATGGATTTGGGCACAATAACTGCGGATACTTCAGGTTCTGTCTGTCCAGGGGAATGTAATGTTGGATCAAGAAATCAACAAAGAGCTAAG ACATCATGCAACAGTCAACAGAATCAGTCGTCTTGCTTCATTATGCGACAGATTTTTGATTTGAGAAAGCTACAACTAAATGAGAAGATGGACAATTTGCCTTTGATTTCTGATCAAGAGCAAAATTATTTGTCTCCGTCATTTTCTCATAGTCCAAGGAAGTTCAATGAGACTACTGATCAGAGTTTACAGAGCTGCCACGATCTTTCTGGTGAAAGGAATACCTTGCTCCGGGATCTGAATGTGGAGACCTTTCCTTCGGCATTTTCCACACTAGGGAACGTaccatcatcttcaacctctggTAATCCTAGTCCCTGGCAAAGCGAATCCATCTGGCAATGCAGAAGCCCTTCTCAGACTAGTCAG TTTTGGGCCCAAAATATGCAAGATCTTGGGGTATGCGAAGATCTGGTTTGCCATGACAATTTGAACATTCCAGAAGTTGATGTGACATTCCAAAACTACGAAGAACTTTTTGGACGAGAACAAGACACGATCCGAGCTCTGCTTGATGAAAGCGAGCTGGCATGTTCTTCTGTGGACAAGGATGTTCCTCTTGATGACTCAGAGAATAGCCATGCCGAACTTCTCCAG CGGGGGACCTTGGATCTGTGCCCCTCCATTCGACGATCTTATTCGATGTTGTCACCCTCAATTTCAAGGCTCAGTTCAGAAAGCACCGGTTTAGATTCTCTTGAAAGCGGTCTTTCACCCAGCATCATTAGAGGAGAACAACAATGCGACTCGCATGAGGAGGGCAGACAAACCGACATGATGAGCAATACGCACAGAGAGAAACCTCGAAG GCATGAGAAAAGAATTCAGAATGCATCCCGAAGAGGGAGAGCAGCAGATGCGCGGAAGCGTATAAAGGGAAGGTTAAAGACCGACGGGGCATGA
- the LOC115728124 gene encoding putative zinc finger protein At1g68190 isoform X2 → MEKVCEFCMALRPVIYCQADAAQLCLSCDAKVHSANAVSNRHLRSLLCDSCRYHPAYAHCLDHKMYICRNCDRRIHDGSCQHRKQAINSYMGSPSANDFAQLWDLDLSQWGNLACTGPSVSSSHKFMDLGTITADTSGSVCPGECNVGSRNQQRAKTSCNSQQNQSSCFIMRQIFDLRKLQLNEKMDNLPLISDQEQNYLSPSFSHSPRKFNETTDQSLQSCHDLSGERNTLLRDLNVETFPSAFSTLGNVPSSSTSGNPSPWQSESIWQCRSPSQTSQFWAQNMQDLGVCEDLVCHDNLNIPEVDVTFQNYEELFGREQDTIRALLDESELACSSVDKDVPLDDSENSHAELLQDISVATSVCFGATPVMDGDTVLTNQVNFIQRGTLDLCPSIRRSYSMLSPSISRLSSESTGLDSLESGLSPSIIRGEQQCDSHEEGRQTDMMSNTHREKPRRGTFLLPGMRKEFRMHPEEGEQQMRGSV, encoded by the exons atggagaaagtCTGTGAATTCTGCATGGCTTTGAGGCCTGTCATCTACTGTCAAGCCGACGCAGCGCAACTTTGCCTCTCTTGTGATGCAAAAGTCCATTCAGCCAATGCAGTGTCTAACCGCCATCTCCGATCTCTCCTATGCGATTCTTGCCGGTACCACCCAGCGTATGCCCACTGTCTGGACCACAAGATGTATATCTGTCGTAATTGTGACAGGAGGATCCACGATGGGTCTTGTCAGCATCGGAAGCAGGCAATCAACAGTTACATGGGATCCCCTTCAGCTAATGACTTTGCACAATTATGGGACTTAGACTTGAGCCAATGGGGCAATCTTGCTTGCACCGGTCCATCTGTTTCCTCTTCCCACAAATTCATGGATTTGGGCACAATAACTGCGGATACTTCAGGTTCTGTCTGTCCAGGGGAATGTAATGTTGGATCAAGAAATCAACAAAGAGCTAAG ACATCATGCAACAGTCAACAGAATCAGTCGTCTTGCTTCATTATGCGACAGATTTTTGATTTGAGAAAGCTACAACTAAATGAGAAGATGGACAATTTGCCTTTGATTTCTGATCAAGAGCAAAATTATTTGTCTCCGTCATTTTCTCATAGTCCAAGGAAGTTCAATGAGACTACTGATCAGAGTTTACAGAGCTGCCACGATCTTTCTGGTGAAAGGAATACCTTGCTCCGGGATCTGAATGTGGAGACCTTTCCTTCGGCATTTTCCACACTAGGGAACGTaccatcatcttcaacctctggTAATCCTAGTCCCTGGCAAAGCGAATCCATCTGGCAATGCAGAAGCCCTTCTCAGACTAGTCAG TTTTGGGCCCAAAATATGCAAGATCTTGGGGTATGCGAAGATCTGGTTTGCCATGACAATTTGAACATTCCAGAAGTTGATGTGACATTCCAAAACTACGAAGAACTTTTTGGACGAGAACAAGACACGATCCGAGCTCTGCTTGATGAAAGCGAGCTGGCATGTTCTTCTGTGGACAAGGATGTTCCTCTTGATGACTCAGAGAATAGCCATGCCGAACTTCTCCAG GATATTTCAGTGGCTACATCTGTTTGCTTCGGCGCCACCCCAGTTATGGACGGAGACACAGTTCTTACCAACCAGGTTAATTTCATACAGCGGGGGACCTTGGATCTGTGCCCCTCCATTCGACGATCTTATTCGATGTTGTCACCCTCAATTTCAAGGCTCAGTTCAGAAAGCACCGGTTTAGATTCTCTTGAAAGCGGTCTTTCACCCAGCATCATTAGAGGAGAACAACAATGCGACTCGCATGAGGAGGGCAGACAAACCGACATGATGAGCAATACGCACAGAGAGAAACCTCGAAG AGGAACGTTCCTTCTTCCAGGCATGAGAAAAGAATTCAGAATGCATCCCGAAGAGGGAGAGCAGCAGATGCGCGGAAGCGTATAA